One region of Oryza sativa Japonica Group chromosome 10, ASM3414082v1 genomic DNA includes:
- the LOC4348111 gene encoding protein NRT1/ PTR FAMILY 5.10 has protein sequence MESGGFLARRPEPCAAAADPDDGDARRGGWRAAFFLVVVGFLERIGFFGVQGNLMLYLTGPMAMSTAAAATAANAWGGTVLVLTLAGGLAADSSGLGRYRAVIVASALYLLSLGMLTASSSSMAAQRATSPPSSSAGGAVVVVFYAALYLLALAQGFHTPCAEAFGADQFEREGDDDGGGGGGARRPASRSSYFNWYHFSISWGYVISTTLLSYVDENVGWTVGFAACWATMVLYLAVFLLGTGTYRRAERPAIDGAAAARRAWTARFFFFFSRNRKDAAEQLLEPQEEVVVVVDGHGDGGRGFFLVKLLPIWLSSIVFAVVVSQVSTLFTKQSSTMDRRVGSGGGGGLVLPSAGLQCLVSFTYIAVLPVYDRMVVPLARRLTGGGGGITMLQRIGAGMATGCLAMAVAALVEARRLRVARDAGLVNRPGATVPMGVWWLVPQHVLIGVAEVLAVIGLEEFFYDQVAGELHSVGLAVSQGVMGVGSYASGALVAAIDWATAARSGGGESWFADDLNRAHLDYFYWLLAALAALEVAVFVYLAQRYDYKNKSKP, from the exons ATGGAGTCCGGCGGCTTCCTTGCACGTCGTCCCgagccatgcgccgccgccgccgaccccgacgacggcgacgcccgccgcggcggttggcgcgccgccttcttcctcgtcg TCGTCGGGTTCTTGGAGCGGATTGGGTTCTTCGGCGTGCAAGGCAACCTGATGCTGTACCTCACCGGCCCGATGGCCatgtccacggcggcggcggccaccgcggcgaACGCCTGGGGCGGGACGGTGCTGGTGctcacgctcgccggcggcctcgccgccgactcCTCCGGCCTCGGCCGGTACCGCGCCGTCATCGTCGCCAGCGCGCTCTACCTGCTCAGCTTGGGGATGCtcacggcgtcgtcgtcgtccatggcggcgcagcgagccacgtcgccgccgtcgtcgtccgccggcggcgccgtcgtcgtcgtcttctacGCCGCGCTCTACCTGCTAGCTCTGGCGCAGGGCTTCCACACGCCGTGCGCCGAGGCGTTCGGCGCCGACCAGTTCGAGAGAGAGggtgacgacgatggcggcggcggcggcggcgcgcggcggcctgcGTCGCGGAGCTCATACTTCAACTGGTACCACTTCTCCATATCCTGGGGCTACGTCATCTCCACCACCTTGCTCAGCTACGTCGACGAGAACGTCGGCTGGACCGTCGGGTTCGCCGCGTGCTGGGCCACCATGGTGCTCTACCTCGCCGTCTTCTTGCTCGGCACGGGGACGTACCGCCGCGCCGAGCGACCTGCcatcgacggcgccgccgcggcgcgtcgtGCGTGGACGGCgaggttcttcttcttcttctcccgaAACCGAAAGGATGCCGCCGAACAGCTTCTAGAACCAcaagaggaggtggtggtggtggtggatggccatggcgatggcggcagGGGATTCTTCCTTGTGAAGCTTCTTCCGATCTGGCTGAGCAGCATAGtgttcgccgtcgtcgtctcgcAGGTGTCCACCCTGTTCACCAAGCAGAGCAGCACAATGGATCGGcgcgtcggcagcggcggcggcggcggcctcgtctTGCCGTCGGCGGGGCTGCAGTGCCTCGTCAGCTTCACCTACATCGCGGTGCTGCCGGTGTACGACCGCATGGTGGTGCCGCTCGCGAGGcgcctcaccggcggcggcggcggcatcacaATGCTCCAGCGCATCGGCGCCGGCATGGCGACGGGCTGCCTCGCCATGGCCGTGGCGGCGCTCGTCGAGGCGAGGCGGCTCCGCGTGGCCCGCGACGCCGGCCTGGTCAACCGGCCGGGCGCGACGGTGCCGATGGGGGTGTGGTGGCTGGTGCCGCAGCACGTGCTGATCGGCGTCGCGGAGGTGCTCGCCGTGATCGGGCTGGAGGAGTTCTTCTACGACCAggtggccggcgagctccacaGCGTGGGGCTCGCCGTGTCCCAGGGCGTGATGGGCGTCGGGAGCTACGCCAGCGGCGCGCTCGTGGCGGCGATCGactgggcgacggcggcgaggagcggcggcggagagagctGGTTCGCCGACGACCTCAACCGCGCGCACCTGGACTACTTCTACTGGTtgctcgccgcgctcgccgctcTGGAGGTGGCCGTGTTCGTCTACCTTGCGCAGCGATACGACTACAAGAACAAATCCAAGCCATGA